In Antarcticibacterium arcticum, the genomic stretch CACCCAAAGACAAAAATGGTATTAAACCGTACAACCAGGTTATTACCAAAAATGCAAAATCAGATCCCGGATTATTCACAGTTCATAAAATAGATGAAACCTATTTTTATGAAATCCCGGATAGCTTATTTAACCGTGAAATGCTTACAGTAACCAGAATAGCCAAGACTGCTACAGGAATTGGCTTTGGGGGTGGTAAGCAAAATACAGAAGTTCATAAATGGGAAAGGAAAAACAATACCATTTTGCTAAGAACAGTATCCCACGAAATATATGCTGCCGATTCTCTTCCTATTCATGAGGCAGTGGTAAATTCCAATTTTGAACCAATAGTTCAGTCTTTTGGTATTAAAGCGATCAAAAAGGATTCAGTTAGTACAAATTACGTAATCGAGGTAACAGATCTTTATACGAAAGATGTAATGACACTGGGCCTTCCGGACCGGGCAAGAAAACAATATAAAGTAACCAGGCTGGATGACAGCAGGTCATATATTGACACCATACGTAGCTACCCGGAGAATATCGAGATACGCCACGTAAAAACATATAATGCAGGAGAGCCACCTTCAAACGCCAGTACGGGTTCCATTTCCCTGGAATTTAGTAATTCAATGATCCTGCTTCCAAAAATACCTATGGAGCGAAGATACTTTGATCAACGTGTAGGATGGTTTGCCCGCGGTCAAACAGATTATGGATTGCCAAATCAGGAAGCCAAAACAGTAAGATATCTTGATAGATGGAGACTTGAAGTGAAGGATGAAGATATTGAGAAATTCAAAAGAGGGGAACTGGTTGAGCCCAAGAAACAAATTGTATATTATGTAGACAGGGCCACTCCAAAACAATGGGTTCCATTTATCAAGCAGGGAATCGAGGACTGGCAGGTAGCATTTGAAGCCGCAGGATTTAAAAATGCTATTATAGCAAAAGATCCTCCTACCAAGGCCGAAGATCCGGACTGGAGTCCGGAAGATGTGCGATATTCTGTTGTACGTTACCTTGCATCACCTATTCCAAATGCAAATGGACCTCATGTAAGTGATCCACGTTCCGGTGAGATCCTTGAGTCAGATATCAATTGGTACCATAATGTAATGACCCTTTTAAGAAATTGGTTTTTTGTACAAACCGCGGCAATCAATGAAGATGCCCGTGGGGTCCAGTTCAAAGATGAAACTATGGGTAGGTTAATTAGGTTTGTATCATCTCATGAAGTAGGACATACACTAGGATTACCTCATAACATGGGAAGCAGTGTAGCTTACCCGGTAGAAAAATTAAGAGACCCGGCTTTTACCAAAGAATTTGGAACAGCACCTTCCATAATGGATTATGCCCGTTTCAACTATATCGCACAACCGGGAGATGGAGATGTTGCTTTAATGCCTGAAATAGGTGTCTATGATAAATATTCTATTGCCTGGGGTTATCGCCCAATTCTTGATAAATATGGTAAAGCTGAAAAACCTGTTCTGGATCAATGGATCCTGGAACATGCAGGAGATCCCATGTATAGATTTGGAAGACAACAGGGTGGAGTAATTGACCCTAGCTCTCAAACCGAAGATCTTGGAGATGATGCTATGCTTGCCAGCCAATATGGGATTGCCAACCTAAAGCGAATTGTACCCAATCTTGTAGAATGGACGGCAGAAGATGGAAAGAATTATGACGATCTTGAAACTATGTACGGGCAGGTACTTGGACAGTACAACCGTTATATGGGCCACGTTGCGGCAAATATTGGAGGGGTTTATGAAATTTACAAGGCTTATGACCAGGAGGGCGCAGTTTATACCCATGTGGATACCGAAACTCAGAAGAAAGCAATGAACTTCCTTCAGAAAGAACTTTTTGAAACGCCGGAATGGTTGATAGACCAGGACATTTTCAACAAAATTGAATTCGATGGAAATATGGAACGGGTAAGAGGTTTTCAGGAAAGAACCCTGGCAAACATACTTGACTTCGGGAGAATGGCAAGACTCATTGAAAATAGTGAGATAAATGGCCGTAACGCTTATTCCTTGATCAATATGATGACCGATGTAAGGACCGGAATCTGGAGCGAGTTGAACCGTGGGGGAGCAATAGATACCTACCGCAGAAATCTTCAACGGGCATATCTTTCCAGAATGGAATATTTAATGACAGAGGAACAACCCTCCCGCAGTGGATGGGGTTCTGCAGGCTCGAGGATTGATGTTGCACAAAGTGATATAAGGCCTGTAGTAAGAGGAGAATTGACCAACTTGCAGCGTAATATAAGAAGCGCAGTAAACAGGACCAGTGATCAATTGACACGATACCATTTACAGGATGCCCTTAAGCGAATAGACCTTATTTTGGATCCAATCGCAAAAGGATAAAAGTATTTCAATTAATATTTTAAAGCCTCCCGGTTAAAAGACCGGGAGGCTTTTTTATTAAAAACCCATACCTTCTGTCTGTAATTTTTCCAAAAGATTTATGGCAGGTTTAATTCCTTTTGTAAGGATTTAAGAAATGCCGTTAAAATTGCAATAAAGTATTTCACGGCTCTCATAAAAATTATTGCCACGGCCAAATTTTTCTCTAATTTATATAGATATTATTAACCTAAAATATTAATTATGAGAAGCTTAAGTGGAGTAACCGGCAGCTATCTGAGAAATGTTATGTTTGCGCTTATTGCATTAAGCGTTACAAGCTGCAGGAATGATGACGATGATAATGGAGGAGTAGCTCAGCCCACTGGAACAATAACAGTGGAAGATCAAACCCTCTCGGGAAATTTGCTTGAAGTGAGCTCGGTTACGGTGAGTACCAGTGCCTGGCTTGTGGTAAAAAAAGTTAATGATGACAATTCATTTAGCGATATGATCGCAGAACCTGTTTTAATAAACCAGGGCACAAGAAATGATATTGAAATAGAACTTGATAATACCAATGCAGCGGCTGTAGAAATTGAGGATGGTGATACCCTGGTCCTCATGCTTCATGCAGATGACGGAGATGGGGTCTTTGAATATCAGGGAAACACGGGGCAGGATATGCCA encodes the following:
- a CDS encoding zinc-dependent metalloprotease — protein: MTKQFSSKLLLVALSLSVSGCAIFQPKAKKAPAGTTESAAPKDKNGIKPYNQVITKNAKSDPGLFTVHKIDETYFYEIPDSLFNREMLTVTRIAKTATGIGFGGGKQNTEVHKWERKNNTILLRTVSHEIYAADSLPIHEAVVNSNFEPIVQSFGIKAIKKDSVSTNYVIEVTDLYTKDVMTLGLPDRARKQYKVTRLDDSRSYIDTIRSYPENIEIRHVKTYNAGEPPSNASTGSISLEFSNSMILLPKIPMERRYFDQRVGWFARGQTDYGLPNQEAKTVRYLDRWRLEVKDEDIEKFKRGELVEPKKQIVYYVDRATPKQWVPFIKQGIEDWQVAFEAAGFKNAIIAKDPPTKAEDPDWSPEDVRYSVVRYLASPIPNANGPHVSDPRSGEILESDINWYHNVMTLLRNWFFVQTAAINEDARGVQFKDETMGRLIRFVSSHEVGHTLGLPHNMGSSVAYPVEKLRDPAFTKEFGTAPSIMDYARFNYIAQPGDGDVALMPEIGVYDKYSIAWGYRPILDKYGKAEKPVLDQWILEHAGDPMYRFGRQQGGVIDPSSQTEDLGDDAMLASQYGIANLKRIVPNLVEWTAEDGKNYDDLETMYGQVLGQYNRYMGHVAANIGGVYEIYKAYDQEGAVYTHVDTETQKKAMNFLQKELFETPEWLIDQDIFNKIEFDGNMERVRGFQERTLANILDFGRMARLIENSEINGRNAYSLINMMTDVRTGIWSELNRGGAIDTYRRNLQRAYLSRMEYLMTEEQPSRSGWGSAGSRIDVAQSDIRPVVRGELTNLQRNIRSAVNRTSDQLTRYHLQDALKRIDLILDPIAKG
- a CDS encoding DUF7282 domain-containing protein — protein: MRSLSGVTGSYLRNVMFALIALSVTSCRNDDDDNGGVAQPTGTITVEDQTLSGNLLEVSSVTVSTSAWLVVKKVNDDNSFSDMIAEPVLINQGTRNDIEIELDNTNAAAVEIEDGDTLVLMLHADDGDGVFEYQGNTGQDMPIKNAAGNVVTETVVISSPSFEIEDQDVENNTITYTNVSTRRTGWIVVYNSTAAGAIDEDNIIGYTYLEEGNNADVVVTFEDTFTFTPGQTIFSRIHKDDPADEEFTYIDDPDTDMPESFGFGTDTTITGSTIIN